One window from the genome of Eucalyptus grandis isolate ANBG69807.140 chromosome 7, ASM1654582v1, whole genome shotgun sequence encodes:
- the LOC120295683 gene encoding uncharacterized protein LOC120295683, with product MENQADEARMFDMRVLKTNLPNKRGLSRYYSGKSRSFVCMADVQCLEDLKKQERQDVKKRKYLERKEAPFPPYPCRSASSSTQCLSSCIGV from the exons ATGGAAAATCAAGCGGACGAGGCGAGGATGTTCGACATGCGCGTGTTGAAGACCAACCTTCCAAATAA AAGAGGGTTGTCGAGGTATTACTCGGGAAAGTCAAGGTCGTTCGTATGCATGGCCGATGTGCAATGCCTCGAAGATCTCAAGAAACAAGAACGCCAGGACGTCAAGAAAAGGAAGTACTTGGAGAGGAAAGAAGCACCATTTCCTCCGTACCCATGTCGAAGTGCATCTAGCAGCACCCAATGCCTCAGTAGTTGCATCGGCGTGTAG
- the LOC104453355 gene encoding SUMO-activating enzyme subunit 2 codes for MDSPPPLSAIKDAKVLMVGAGGIGCELLKTLALSGFPDIHIIDMDTIEVSNLNRQFLFRQKHVGQSKAKVAREAVLRFRPNISITPYHANVKDPDFNVDFFKQFSVVLNGLDNLDARRHVNRLCLAADVPLVESGTTGFLGQVTVHLKGKTECYECQPKPAPKSYPVCTITSTPSKFVHCIVWAKDLLFAKLFGDKAQDNDLNVRSGNASTSDHTEDVFERRKDEDIEEYGRRIYDHVFGYNIEVALANEETWKNRSKPRPIYSKDVLPERLIKQNGNMDSASATDNPSSVSAMASLGMKNPQEIWSLMENSKIFLEALKLFFGKRGKEVGNLSFDKDDQLAVEFVTSAANIRASSFGISLHSLFESKGIAGNIVHAVATTNAIIAGLIVIEAIKVLQKDARSYRMTYCLEHPSKKMLLMPVEPYEPNKSCYVCSETPLSLEINTHRSTLREFVDKIVKAKLGMNLPLIMHGSALLYEVGDDLEEDMVTNYAANLEKVLSELPSPVTSGTLLTVEDLQQELTCNISIKHREEFDEEKEPDGMVLSGWTPAPAVEKKDENHVDNGVGTSKNITNAEQVETNEDLEIVPADIETPAEKKRKLSEISNNDGLGTSRVAAKANNHSKVQDLDDDDDVVFISGGDSDPSKKRKLH; via the exons atGGATTCTCCTCCCCCGCTCTCCGCTATAAAG GACGCGAAGGTGCTCATGGTCGGAGCCGGCGGTATTGGCTGCGAGCTGCTCAAGACCCTCGCCCTCTCCGGTTTCCCGGATATTCATATC ATTGACATGGACACGATAGAAGTCAGCAATCTTAACAGGCAATTTTTGTTTCGTCAGAAACATGTTGGACAATCAAAGGCCAAG GTTGCTCGGGAGGCTGTCTTGAGATTTAGGCCCAACATAAGTATCACGCCCTACCATGCAAATGTCAAGGATCCTGACTTTAATGTAGACTTCTTTAAGCAATTTAGTGTTGTCTTGAATGGACTTGACAACTTGGATGCACGGCGACATGTAAATCGGTTATGCTTGGCAGCTGATGTTCCCTTGGTTGAGAGTGGGACTACTGGGTTTCTTGGACAG GTGACAGTACACCTGAAGGGAAAAACAGAGTGCTATGAGTGCCAGCCAAAACCTGCCCCAAAATCGTACCCTGTATGCACAATCACCAGTACGCCTTCGAAG TTTGTTCACTGCATTGTATGGGCGAAAGACCTACTGTTTGCAAAGTTGTTTGGAGATAAAGCACAAGATAATGATTTGAACGTGCGTTCTGGTAATGCTAGCACTTCAGACCATACGGAGGATGTTTTTGAGCGTAGGAAAGATGAAGACATTGAGGAATATGGAAGGAGAATATATGACCATGTATTTGGTTATAATATTGAAGTGGCCTTGGCCAATGAAGAGACATGGAAAAACCGCAGTAAGCCGAGGCCGATTTATAGTAAGGATGTATTACCTGAAAGACTGATCAAGCAGAATGGAAATATGGATAGTGCTAGTGCAACTGATAACCCATCTTCAGTCTCTGCCATGGCATCTTTGGGCATGAAAAATCCTCAAGAAATATGGAGTCTtatggaaaattcaaagatctTTTTGGAGGCTCTGAAGCTTTTCTTTGGGAAAAGGGGGAAG GAGGTTGGAAACCTTAGTTTTGACAAAGATGATCAATTAGCTGTGGAATTTGTTACTTCTGCTGCAAATATCCGGGCCTCTTCTTTTGGTATCTCTCTGCACAGCCTTTTTGAATCTAAAGGTATAGCAGGGAACATTGTTCATGCTGTTGCTACCACAAATGCTATTATAGCTGGATTGATTGTGATTGAGGCAATCAAGGTGCTGCAGAAGGATGCGAGAAGCTATAG GATGACTTATTGTCTGGAGCATCCCTCAAAGAAGATGTTGCTTATGCCAGTGGAACCATATGAACCAAACAAATCCTGCTATGTCTGTTCTGAG ACACCGCTGTCCCTGGAGATTAACACCCATCGATCAACCTTGAGAGAATTCGTTGACAAAATTGTGAAGGCGAAGCTTGGAATGAACCTTCCTCTTATCATGCACGGGTCAGCCCTTCTTTATGAAGTTGGTGATGATCTTGAAGAAGACATGGTTACAAATTATGCAGCCAACCTTGAGAAG GTTTTGTCAGAGCTTCCGTCTCCTGTAACAAGTGGGACTCTCCTTACAGTCGAGGATCTCCAACAAGAGCTGACTTGTAATATTAGCATCAAACATAG GGAGGAGTTTGATGAGGAGAAGGAACCAGATGGAATGGTTCTCTCTGGCTGGACTCCAGCTCCTGCAGTCGAAAAGAAAGATGAGAACCATGTTGACAATGGCGTTGGCACCTCTAAGAACATCACAAATGCAGAGCAAGTTGAAACAAATGAAGACCTAGAGATCGTTCCTGCAGATATTGAAACTCCtgctgaaaagaaaagaaagctgtCCGAGATTTCGAATAATGATGGCTTGGGTACTTCAAGAGTTGCTGCTAAAGCTAACAACCACAGCAAAGTGCAGGATcttgacgacgacgacgacgttGTTTTCATCTCCGGTGGAGACTCAGACCCTAGCAAGAAGAGAAAGCTGCACTAG